A region of the Mytilus trossulus isolate FHL-02 chromosome 11, PNRI_Mtr1.1.1.hap1, whole genome shotgun sequence genome:
cctttttttctaataattttaactCTTACCTAATTTTAACATCCGGGAACTTGCTCATTATTTTACAGTATTCTTCAACTGTTATACCTTCTTTCAAGTCAACGtttcctttttcaaatattgtctaaaataaaataaagaatcatTAAAACTCAAAACAATGGTGTGGCCATGGAgcagtggttagtgcatcggactactaacacaaggATCCTGGTTCAATCACCGTTCTGGGACGAAAATTACaggaactgaattttaattagctctcccttgacaccatttgcggaTATGGTCTTgcgaaacgatgatagtccgtcgtaAATGGACGATAAGTAGCTGTCCCGTGTTAAGAAAGAGCAACATATCTTGCACGTAAAACACCCACTCGCAGATTTCGAAAAAGAACAGGTTTATAGCAcaacaaggcagcactcgcaccagCCAAGATGAAAGCGATTAGTATAAGGTGTATTAACTTGTTTCTCAAACCActataaataattatgtttaaactaaaatccAGTGGATTCCGATAATCTAACACAAAAGGTGGCCAACATTGAGGAAAATGCCGGGCCTTGACTTCGTTCGGATACATCGATAGCTACTTTGTTGAACTATAGAACCAAACACAGATGTAAAATGCATAACTCGACGAACAAACTGATTGTAAAAGGTTAACAGCTTGGTTTTTGAAGCATGTTTACTGGAATAGTCTATAGTCACATTGCGTGTTAcatgataaatgcattatttttttcttcaccatACCTTTAAAAATGGATTTTAgggaataaaatataataaaatatcgTTATTTGTATGGTTTCAGCTACGCAACAGAGTACCAACTGAGTTGCAGGAACCAATATCTAACGGCCAATGCATTTTACAaacgtttttacatttttttccgACGTTTAAATGCACTGTACTCCACAATAACTGAAAACCACGAATGAGGGTGTGGATTTGGGTCTGCAAATTAAAAGATAATGggcataaaatataaagaatacagaaaaaaaaaaaaaataaataaagaacgGAGAATATTggttaaaaacatataaagaatagaggAAATAggccggggggggggggggaatacTGAATACAAGAAATAAAGAACATTTTCCCTCCCCAACCCTCACTTATTAGAGACGTCTTACCTCTGGTTTCATTTCTCCGTCATAGCCTAGGAAGGTCAATAATTTCTCAAACTGAAGAAGTGACAACGTTCCATGCTTTGCTGTATCCATGGCAGCGAATTCGCCCTTTAGATACCGTATAAATCCATCTTCAGAAACAGATGCATCATTTAATTTTGcactgaaaatttaaaaaaactcttatttataaaaattgaacaatGGCAATCCAACGTCACTCCTAATTAAGGCTATATAAGAATTTTTGCCATGAATAAGTCAAATCTCATTAAAGACTGGTTAAATTTGGGTTATTCAATCAAATTTATACAAAGGGAGTATGTCAAGTTCAATTGAGTTAAAAAGCCTTTTGCTAATTCGTGTCTCTATAAATAACAAACCTAGTCGGGcctatttttcatgttttagtcTCAGATTTTAATggacaaatgttttttttaaatattccatGAAATGTAGATCTCAttctgttttggtttttttttagcaacAAAGAACTACAAAAATGTTAATGTGCTTCAtacgtgtttttcgtttctcgcttttatatagataaggTACACCTGTTTGAATTGATATGCACCAGTCATTTCAGTGGTAGTCTGTTTTCCAACCGTTATTAAAATGATTGATAATTTACTGAATGTTTTACGGAGGGGACCAACCTTTTTCAGTGGAGGCCTTAAAACCGATAAGTTCTGTGTGAgacaatgctccgtgttgaaggcagttcttttaactgtaattgttaactttttaaacattgtaacttgaatagagagttgtctcaaagGCACTCATTTTACACCTTCTTATTTATTTTCGCAAACTTCAACAGATTCATGATATGGTCAGagatgggacaatacccctaatacgccttgaaatgaggaacacaaaagtcacgtgtaaacaaaaaatctctgtgtagtgatatttgacacatttctatgataaacaaatgactgagcttaaccattagtgttaatttagaaagtaagggaacacagaataaatgggtaaaaaccatggagctatttaatgtgttcaaagtattaaaatttcaaagaacttattgtgttaaaaatggggttttttttaccatgaggagccacatcgcaaaaggatactcggggtttgctaaattacggaaaaatgaatcacacttcgtaccccaaaattaaccacatatgtaaaaaaatatctcagcttcgaaacaagccatcatacatacgcaagtttacgatatgggctgagcaacagaagaaaacgttactattacggcctatggagaaacaatttTGCATATTGCCCCAGATACAGCAGACATACCGGTTATccaatcggcaatcctcgggaGAGTCCGTTTATTACCTTAAatgtacggaatcggccgagttgtaACGAATGACCGGTTGTAAAGACCCAAAATTTGAGCCGAGGATAATAATCCCGAGTAGCAGTTACACACAATCTACAAATGGTGGTAACAAAAGAATTCACACTGAGCATAATTACACATACTGACACATTTAGTACAAATTGTGCCTggatgaactatttgccactggacgttaaggtGGTCAGTACATAACACCACAGAGAGATAAAATCAgctgaacgttttaattacattcTATTGTTTAGGGAATATTAAGCctttcaatgatcaaaattggtgtaagtcaaaatgcaatttattcggacaaaatttccaaaaaaagtgtggttcaagttttctgatttctttatattttcgtTATAGGGTATAGGgtcaatattttgtcaaaattttatgaatattaaacgagccaaattattaattttagaaaagGTGTTTGGTACCTAAACATTGTCCCTTTTCCTTCTAATAACTAAAACGAGTGACCTTTGCATAGATCATTTAGATTGGTTCAAAGAAAGCCATGTAGCACTTGTACGCAGGATAAATTACTTCATTCTTCTGAAAGGTATAACATAATTTTAGTATCAACTGAAGAATCACgctttattttattatcttgcctggtttaatatatttttaagtcCGATTTCTTGAATATGTAATTCGTTAGTAGTATCTCGATTAATTAGTTTGTTATcacaatttgtttgtttgtacaaaagagggaagaaatataccaaagggacattcaaactcataaatctaaaataaactgacaacgccattaaaaatgaaaaagacaaacagacaaacaatagaacacatgacacaacatagaaactaaagaataaacaacacgaaccccaccaaaaactgggggtgatctcaggtgcaccggaagggtaagcagatcctgctccacatgtggcacccgtcgtgttgcatATGTCattgtgataacaaatccggtaacaCAATGCAGTGTATTGTTATCAACTGATAAGTTATGGGTAATTGACTCCTCCCCTCCTCAAagtcaataaaataatatttttttacttattatcCATTATATACTCAATACCTTAGTCCTACTCATATAttgtaacaaaaacaatagaAGCAAAAACAACTTATTAGCCAAGCACAAAAAGCATTATGAGTATACAGCTTGTATAGAAATATAAGAAACAAAGTCATTCCATTAGACCTATAGCTCAAACTTGTTGATGCCATGGTAGAACATATTCTTTTGGTTAATATTAGAGAAAAATGTATTCTAAGTTATCAAAAGAAATATCAAAGCAAACAGAAGTTAACAGTCATATTAAATCTTATTTCAATGTTACATGTGTTTATATAGACCAAACACCTAAATAACTgattatgatatacatgtataatggtttgtaatagtatatatattttattgtgttaCTAATGCTACCTATTGTATATTTACCTCGTGTTATGGCTTTGTaataaatagacaaaaacatttatccatGCAGTACCCAatcatattcaatatttacagatatattttgattattatcattgataatttttaaaacagtgATTCTGCCATCCTCTTTTTTGTCCTGGAAATTTTCATCCTCATTTCAAATGAAACATTCACCATAAATAAATAGTCTCACACTGGGATTATGAGCCAGGGACCGTGTCAACGAAGCTGTCCTGGGACTAGGACGTGTCCTAGTATGGTCTGAGCCAGGGGCCGTGTCAACGAAGCTGTCCTGGGACTAGGACGTGTCCtaggatggtcttaggacacgtcTTAGTCCTTAGTCAGGTTGTGTCCTAAAATAAGATATATCCTCAAATTGGTCTTAAAGTTAGGATTTATAAATAGGTTTCTTAGGATAGTCATAAAAGTTACGATGTCTAAAAcgaaatgaaaacaacaaatatgtcatatattcaataattgaacaatactaaaacaatatttaactATTCAATAGTGTAAACGTAtcgttaaacaccaacaaaaataattaatcagTCATGTCAATTTAGGGtcaattactttttaaaaaaaatagattggtCAACCGAAAACGACGAGGGTCAATTCTCTCCATCCATACAcacattttaatcaaattgtgactatcattttttttctaatcttataacttttaaattctTACCTTAGTCTATGTACATCCATTTTAGATAtgtattacttttaaaaatacttgGTACAATATCTGGTTTCTAGAAATATAGGACGTATTTGCGAGGGTATAGATGAGTGTGTGGCgtttcacatttttctaaaaaaaaaaaatcatttagacaCCCTTTTCTGTATCATTACGCCATTTTCTCTTATTTATCTTCAACCCTaatcattcaataaataaatgattagaTTCCAAAGTCATTGTTATTATTAACGTAGATAATTCTCATGTATTTTTCTactaactttttattctttttctttttaggtCATTATACTCTATTTACTATTCTTAGTTTAGTTGAAACTAATTTTATTTCCTAGAATAGCATAAAAAGAGAAGGACacaaattacatgtataacacaATTAGAGACTCACCCTGATTTACAAGGACCTGAACGAGCGTctcatatttcaaattatttatttttgtatctaccttttctattttttacgcaccattaatttttttaatacttatcATTTGTATATGTTGATTTCTCAAGGTCATTATTCTTAAAAAACGTAAATACTTTTAGCATATTTCTTTCTATAAAACATCATTCTTTTCTTCTATATGTTTTGTAAGTAATAGTATATTCATTGGCTTTATTCGCCCGGTATCTACTGATATAAATATTAGcaaggaattaaaaaaaatatacgaaaaaatgtaaaaatgtatgaactataaaattaaaaaacaatatacaaagaGCAAAGTATAATAGTATATAATTATTGAGGTCATCTTTTATCCATCATTGCGTCTTAAGAATTGTATAAAATAATCTTGATACAGATCGTATTATAAGTAATTTGAAAAGAAGCGGAAATATTAGAAAAATCTGTCATTGTACTTTTATGGGCTTATCACGGTagaaaagaggggggggggggggggtgaggGGGTGAACGTACTAATCATGAATATTATCAACAGTAActgttataataaaaaaaaagttggtcGAAAGAGATGATGGACGGAAAATTTGGCTGGTTCCTGCTCTTTGCTGGGGTTGTCTTTGGCATAATCCACTCGTCCTTCTTTAATACTAGAGAAAACATAATATCCAATCTCAATTTCATATGaatataaggggagataactttaatattaattttttttatgaaggaatgttaaaaaaaataaaaaaataattgttgcaAGGAGAACATGCCCAGTGACAtagttttctattttcattttattaaaaaatatctcaCATGGAAACTATTTTCTAACattctatttcaaaattctatctgaGATTTCTTTCCTTTAacaaaattgttgttatttcaTTGATGGAAAATAGCACGGTGATCGATTGGTCTATATGTTTTATTAGAttttagagagaaaaaaacattgtaaaatcTACATTTTGGTAAAGTATACGAAAAGTCTATCTGAGAAAATATTAAGTGATTATTCACCAGTAAAAATGTCTCATTCGACGTCTTAAAATCTCAGTTCAGCCTTACTTTCCgaaaaagaaaatggttcgTGCTTAATAGATAATTTCCGTAGtatacatcatattttttttaagtgtttcGAATAGATATAATGATGAACAACGTTCCATAGATCACAATGTTGAGACATTAAGTACTTTGTCACATTTCCATACACTTCATATTAATTGACTATATTAAACCTAGAACGGAAATTGTTGAAGAGGGCATACAAAGATTTTTGGTTAGAATGAATGACTTTTGACATCacatttcttgttttgttttgttttaaatg
Encoded here:
- the LOC134689604 gene encoding uncharacterized protein LOC134689604 isoform X2, whose protein sequence is MDVHRLSHNTSAKLNDASVSEDGFIRYLKGEFAAMDTAKHGTLSLLQFEKLLTFLGYDGEMKPETIFEKGNVDLKEGITVEEYCKIMSKFPDVKIRTNRLRALFLKFDHSNDGFAPKKDVVEEIRKMGVEIDKEILTKVDNMDVNRDGKISYQEYMYTSLKEKQYI
- the LOC134689604 gene encoding uncharacterized protein LOC134689604 isoform X3 translates to MDVHRLSAKLNDASVSEDGFIRYLKGEFAAMDTAKHGTLSLLQFEKLLTFLGYDGEMKPETIFEKGNVDLKEGITVEEYCKIMSKFPDVKIRTNRLRALFLKFDHSNDGFAPKKDVVEEIRKMGVEIDKEILTKVDNMDVNRDGKISYQEYMYTSLKEKQYI